In Hyphomicrobium denitrificans ATCC 51888, the DNA window GCACGGGATGTCATGACCGACCGCGCCCCACAGCCGACAGACGAACTCGTTTCGATCCGGGATTGGCTGCGGTACGCCGTGACCGCGATGACGCGCGCCGGTCTTGTGTTCGGACACGGGACGGAGACCGCTGTCGACGAGGCGGCATTTCTCATTCTCTCGACGCTTGCGCTGCCGATCGACGACATCAATCCGTGGCTCGACTGCCGCCTGACGCGGGATGAACGATCCGCACTCAGCGACATCATCGGACGCCGCATCGAGACGCGCAAACCCTCAGCCTACCTGACGAACTCCGCCTACATTCAGGGGCGCAAGTTCTACGTCGACGAACGCGTGATCATACCACGGTCATTCATTGCCGAACTGATCGCGCGCGATGGCCTTGGATCGATCGTGCCCGACGCGGCCCAAGTCGGACGTGTGCTCGACCTCTGCACCGGCTCGGGTTGCATCGCGATCCTCGCGGCGGAAGCATTTCCCAATGCCGAAATCCACGCGAGCGATATTTCCGATGACGCGCTCGCGGTTGCCGCGCGCAACATTCGCGACTACGGGCTGGACCAGCGCGTGCGTACCTTCAAGGTGGACCTGTTCGACGGGCTGCCCGCCGGCTCGTACGATCTCATCATATCGAACCCGCCTTACGTTGCGGCTGCCGAGGTTGAAGCCTTTGCGCCCGAATATCAGGCCGAGCCGAAACTCGCGCATCTCGGCGGCGTTGACGGCCTCGATCTCGTCAAGCGCATCCTCGACGGCGCCGGCGAACGCCTCGAAGAACAGGGAAATCTGATCGTCGAAATCGGCACCGGGCAGGACGCGCTCGAAGCCGCACGTCCGGATCTGCCGTTTCTCTGGCTCGACACCGAAACGAGCGCAGGCGAAGTGTTTGCGCTGAACGCCAGCGACTTCAAACAAAAGCGCGGCGACCAGGGCCGCCGCGCCAGAAAAAGCAGCTAACGCACAATCGCGCCTCGGGTCAGCCGAAGGCGCCGAAGTGATGCGAGATGCCGGTGCCGATCTCACGCACGAACTCGTACGAATTTTCCATCGGCGTCAGGATTTCGGTTTCGAGACGTCCATAGTCGTTCACACCGCGCGGACGATAGCTTGCCGGCTCGTTGAACTCGTCCTTCTCGTCGATCTTGCGGTTCGAGTGCGGGAAGGCCTTGCGCAACACCGCGAGCACGTCGGGAATATCGAGGCCGAGCGCCATTTCGAGAACCTGCGTATGCGACAGGCCATCCTGCGGGGTGAAGCGCGGGAGCTGCGCCGCGAGGATAAAGATGCGCATCATCACCGCAAGACGAATAGCTTGCAGAAGATCGAGTTCCAGACGGTTCTCGTCCGGCGTCATGCCGTCCTCGATGTTGAGGTCGGTGAGGATGGCATGAAGATCGATCGCATCGAGACGCAGAAGATGCACGAGCTCGGCGATGTCGCTTTCGCGATCGTCGGGCAAGAGATGCGTCGCCAGCGTGCGGAACGCAGAGTTCAAAGCCTGCTCGCGGCCCCATGAGGCGCGCGCCGCCCAGAACCCCGCGTCGAAAATCTTGGCGTTGGCGCCCATCGCGTTGAGGCTCGAGATGGTCTTGGCGTGCGCGACCATCGCCAGCATCGACTGCAGGCGCTTCGACGAACGGGCGAGCTTGTTGAAGTGATCGACCTCGCTGCCGACGGCGATACCGAGACCCGCGACGACGTTCGCGAGATATCCGAACTGCTGCAGGATCGCATTGTTCGGGATCGCGCGCATGCGCGCCGGGTTGCCACGATCGGACGTATGCTCGCCCTGGCGCTTCACCGGCCGCGATCCGGTCTTGAATAGCAGGTTCGCGCCGAACGCGCCGAGCACGGCACGATAGCCGTCGTGAGCGAACAGCTTCTGCTGGAATGCGCGCAGGCGAAGGAAGAAGTCGAGGTTGAAATTCTGCTCGGTATAGAACGGATCGATCGTCTCTTCCGGGATCTCGCCGTCCATGACGACGGTCGCCAAAGCGCGGGTGGTCAAGGCCCGATTGCCGAAGGTCATGTAACCGTCGCCGCCCTGGAAGCTCGTTTCGTGCTTCACCGGAATTTTGGCGTCGGCGAAGCGGCGGCGCGACTCGTCCGTCATCAGATAGTGCAGGCGCTGATGCAGGTCGCCCGGATGCGCACCGCGCCCCATCGACTCGCCGTGCGTCGAGAAGATCAGCGTCTCGACGTTCTGCAGCTTCGCCTTCGCGACCAGCGCCGACAGACTGTCGTAGTAGCGCTCGATCGCCAGCGTCGCCGGAATTTGGCCGATGAAGCGGCCGGCATCCGAGAAGCCGGTCTGGATGCTCAGACGCTTCCGGCCCTGAACGTAATCGCGATAGGTGTCCTCTTCGACGAGGCGCTCCATGATGCGCGCGCCGTTCTCGAGGCCCGACGGCGTTTCGAACAGCGGCGAAATATCGGTGATGTGATCGACGCCGAAGAGCTTCGCAAAGAAAACCGCGATCAGGATCGTTGCGGGCGATTCCGCCTCGGCGATCAGGAAGCGGATCGGCGTTTCGCGGTCGACATGCTTCTGGATTTGCGCGGTCAATGCGAACTGACGTATCGCCGTCGCGGTCTCGAGATCGAGTGTCGAGAAGTTGACCGTTTCCTGCGGGCAATTCTTGATCATATCGACAATGCGCGCCAGCGACTGACGCTCGGTCAGATCGCGCGTCCAGGGCTCGTGGACGTAAGCGCGGAAGGCGTTGTTCAATTGCAGCGCGTTGATGCGAAGGTGAATGTGCGACGTGCCGAGCCCGGTCGCGGCGACGAGGCCCGAGAGCGCAGCGATAGCGCGCTTCACCTGCGGAGCTTCGACGGAATCGATCAGCTGTTCGAACAGCGTCTGCAGCGGCTCGACCGTCAGCAGGTTATAGCCGTCGGACTTGGTGATGACGTTCGCCGCTTTCGTGAGATAGTCGTGGTCGTTCTCGAACTGCTCGATCGCCTTGATCTGCTCGTCGACCGCGGCAATGCCGAGATCGAGCTTGCCGACGATCTGGCGTGCGATGCGCTGCGGGCCGTCGGCGTCGTCGAGCTTGTGCTTCAGGACGACGAAGCGCTCGCGAATGTCGGCGAGAGCGGCGCGCTTTTCGAGCAGGCGCACGTGGAACGAGAACGTCCAGGAAATATCATTGCGGCCGTCGAGGTCGTAGCCGACCCAGGACGCCATCGTCGCGAGCTTCGGGCGCAGCTTGAATGCGGCCTCGCCGAACTTCTGCGACGAGACGCTGAAGAACGCATGCAGCAGCTCTTCATAAGCGTTGCGCAGATTGCGGATCGCCTCCTGCACGCACTTGTGCTCGTGCCGCAGCGTCAGCGTTTCCTCGGGGCGATGCGGAATGCCGATCTGAACTTCTTTGGCTGACGGGTCGGCGACGGCGATTTCGACCATCCGGCGATAGAGCGCATCGGAGAGTCCAAAGGTCGGATGCGCGGTCATGACGATGCCGGTGCGCGCGCGCGACCAGCGCTGCGCGAAGGCTTCAATCGAGCCTGCGGCTTCGTTCGCCGTCTTTTCGACGTAGGCAGTAAAATCTTTCAGCGTCGTCGCCTGGTCGACGTAGCCGACCTTGTCGCGCAGCCGCCGGGCGCGGCGCACGCAGGCGCGGTCCATCAGGCGGCCGGCGAGATTCTTGACGGCGTCGAAGGTGATCGCCTGCGATTCAAGACGCCGCGACAGATCAAAGGCGACGTTGAGAATAGGATTGAGCGAGGGATTGTCCGGGATTTGCGTCCTCAGACGCTTCAACTCTTCGATCAGCGCGAGTTCGTCGAGTTCAGCTGAATGTTCCACGCGCGTCGTATCCTGCATCCACAAGCCTCCGCGTTCCCGGAGCGGGACCGCGTTCAAAACGTAAGATCATTTGGCTCAGTGTGCAAAGACCGGAGCGGAGCGGCCGCTCCGGTCTTCGCGGAGTTCAGGCAACTTTTTTCTGCTTGCCGAGAACCTGCGCGACGGTCGAGCCCATTTCCGACGGCGTCGGCGCGATAGCGACGCCGCAGCCCTTCAGGATCTCGACCTTCTCAGCAGCCGACTCGCCGAATGCCGAAACGATGGCGCCAGCGTGGCCCATGCGGCGGCCCTTCGGGGCCGACAGACCGGCGATGTAGGCGATGACAGGCTTCTTCATGTGCTCTTTGGCGAAGAGGCCGGCTTCGGCTTCCTGCGGACCACCGATTTCGCCGATCATCAGGATCGCGTCGGTCTCGGGATCGTTCTCGAAGTGCTCGAGGACGTCACGATGCGACGAGCCGTTGATCGGGTCGCCGCCGATACCAACCGACGTCGAGACGCCGATGCCAAGGGCCTTGAGCTGCGCGGCGGCTTCGTAGCCGAGCGTACCGGAGCGGCCGACGATGCCGACGCGGCCCGGAAGGTAGATGTGTCCCGGCATGATGCCGAGCATCGCCTTGCCTGGCGAGATCGTGCCGGCGCAGTTCGGGCCGGTCAGGATCATGCGCGCTTCTTTCTTGTAGCGGCGCATGTAGCGCTTCACGCGGATCATATCCTGAGCAGGAATGCCGTCCGTGATGCAGACGCAGTATTTGATCCCAGCGTCGGCCGCTTCCATGATCGCGTCAGCCGCGAACGGCGGCGGCACGAACACGATGGAGGCTTCAGCGCCCGTCTCGTCGACGGCGCCCTTGACGGTGTTGAACACCGGACGGCCGAGATGCGAGGTGCCGCCTTTACCGGGCGTCACGCCGCCAACGACGTTGGAGCCGTAGTCGATCATTTCCTGGGCGTGGAACGTGCCGATGCGACCGGTAAAGCCCTGGATCAGGATCGGCGTCTTTTCATTGATAAAGATTGCCATTGGTACGTTTCTCCGGGCTTAGGCTTTTTTGGCCGCTTCGACCGCCTGCTTGGCAGCATCGGCGAGAGTTTCCGCGCTGATGACCGTCAGGCCGCTGTTGTCGATGATCTTGCGGCCTTCTTCGACGTTGGTGCCTGCGAGGCGAACGACGATCGGCAGCTTGATATCGAGTTCCTTGACGGCGTCGACGACACCCTTGGCAACCCAGTCGCAACGGTTGATGCCGGCGAAGACGTTGACCAGGATGGCCTTGACGTTCTTGTCGCGCAGAACCGCCTTGAACGACTTGGTGACGCGCTCGGGAGAGGCGCCGCCGCCGATGTCGAGGAAGTTCGCAGGCTCGCCGCCCGCAAGCTTGATCATGTCGAGCGTCGCCATCGCGAGACCGGCACCGTTGACGATGCAGCCGATGTCGCCATCGAGACCGACGTACGAGAGACCACGATCCGACGCGTAGGTTTCGCGGGGATCTTCCTGGCTCTTGTCGCGCAGCTCGGCGATGTGCGGACGGCGGAACAGCGCGTTGTCGTCGAACGACATCTTGGCGTCGAGCGCAACGACCTGCTTTTCCTTGGTGATGACGAGCGGGTTGATTTCAACCATCATCGCATCGAGATCGCGGAAGGCGCGATAGCAGCCCATGATCGCGGGCACGAGCTTGTTGACGATCTCAGGATCGACGCCAAGTCCGAATGCCAGCTCACGTGCCTGGAACTGCTGCATGCCGACCGCCGGGTCGACGGCGACGCGGATGATCGTGTCGGGCTGCGACGCCGAGATTTCCTCGATGTCCATGCCGCCCGCGGCCGAGGCCACGACGACGATGCGCTCCGAAGCGCGGTCCATCACGAAACCGAGATAGATTTCGCGATCGATGTTCGTCGCTTCTTCGATGTAGAGGCGCGAGACCAGCTTGCCGGCCGATCCCGTTTGGTGCGTGACGAGCTTGCGGCCGAGCATGAACTCGGCTGCATCCTCGATTTCCTTTTCCGTCTTGCAGACCTTGACGCCGCCGGCTTTACCGCGCGCGCCGGAGTGAATCTGCGCCTTGACGACGACCGTGCCGCCAAGCTCGCTGGCGCGATAGGTGGCCTGTTCAGGGCTGTAGGCAAGTCCGCCGCGGGCGATCGGCACGCCGAACTTCGCAAGAAGCTCTTTGGCCTGGTATTCATGAATGTCCATGTTTTTGGACTCCTCGGGATTGGGCTTGTCGTTTCCGGCTTCTGATTATTTGCTCTTTGCGCGAGCTTCTTCGCCTGCCTTGATCGCCGCTGCCGTGACCAGCAGGTTCTTCGCCATCTTTTCAGATGCCGCGTCGATCATCTTGCCGTCGAGCGATGCTGCGCCCTTGCCCTGCGCTTCGGCTTCCTTGAGTGCGACCAGGATGCGCTCGGCGCGTTCGATTTCCTTCGCCGTCGGAGAGTAGATTTCGTTGGCGAGTTCGATCTGCGAGGGGTGGATCGCCCACTTGCCTTCCATGCCGAGAGCGGCACCACGGCGCGCAGCGGCCTTGTAGCCTTCCGGATCGTCGATGCCGCCGAACGGGCCGTCGATCGGACGGAGACCGAATGCGCGGCAGGCGACCGTCATGCGCGACAGCGGGAAGTGCCACTGGTCACCCGGATAGTCGGGGTTCAAGCCGCCGATGACGACGGTGCGGGCCTTGTTGAATGCGGAGTAGTCGGCAACGCCGAAGTGCATCGACTCAAGGCGGCTGTTGGCAGACGCGATGGCTTCGACGTTGGCCATGCCGAGCGGCGTTTCGATGAGGGCTTCCATGCCGATCTGGTGCGGGAGACCCTTCGCGACTTCGATCTGGCTGACGAAGCTTTCGATGGCGTAGACGTCGGCCGGAACGCCGACCTTCGGAATGAGGATCGTATCGAGCTTGGCACCAGCCTGCTCGACGATGTCGACGACGTCGCGGTAGCAATAATGCGTGTCGAGGCCGTTGATGCGGACCGAGACGCTCTTGCCCGCGCCCTTCCAGTCGAGATCGTTCAGAGCCTGGATGATGTTCTTGCGAGCCTGCTCTTTCTCGGGCGGCGCGACGGCGTCTTCGCAATCAAGGAAAACGTAGTCGGCGGCGCTCTTGAGGGCGCGGTCGATCATCGTCGGGTTGGAGCCCGGCACGGCGAGATAAGAACGCTGCAGACGCTGCTTACGGTTCGGGTAGAGGGTATAGCTCATTTGGGGGTCGCCTTCCTAGCGGAGTGAACGATCGTTGTTGTCATTGCGAAAAAATCAGAATGCGGAGCGTCGTTCAACCCGCGAGTGCGATACGACGCCAGAATGCCCAGCCGCTTTAAGCAGCTGGGCATTGTCTCGAGTTAGGCCTTCAGCGGCTCTTTGCTCGTGGCCGACTTGACCGGATTGCTGGTGAAGTATTCGGCGGCGGCAGCGGTGCCCGAGCCGAGCTTGACCGGGATGCCGTTGTCCTTGAGCGCCATCTCGACGGCGAACAGAACGCCACCGACCATGTACTCGTCGAGCGAACCGAGGTGACCGATGCGGAACACCTTGCCGGCGACCTTGTTGAGGCCGAGGCCGAGCGACGTGTTGTAGCGATAGTAGGCCGTCTTCGTGACGGCGTTGCTGTCAACGCCTTCGGGAACGAGGATCGCCGACACGGTGTCGGAGTACCACTTCGGCTCTTTCGCGCAGAGCTTCAGACCCCAGGCTGCGACGCCAGCGCGAACGCCGGAGGCGAGGCGATGGTGACGAGCAACGACGTTGTCGATGCCTTCGGCGAGCAGAAGATCGATCGAGGCGCGCAGGCCGCGGATCAGCGTCGTTGCGGGCGTATAGGGGAAGAATCCGAGATCGTTCGTCTTGATCATGTCTTCGAACGAGAAGAAGCAGCGGTTCATACGGCCGTTCTTGCTCTTGTTGACGTCAAGCGCCTTCTGGCTGACGGCAAGAATGCCGAGGCCGGTCGGAAGCATGAAGCCCTTCTGCGAGCCGGAGACGCAGCAGTCGACGCCCCATTCGCCCATGCGCATTTCGAGCGAGCCGACGGAAGAAACGCCGTCGACCATCAGGAGCGCGGGATGCTTCGCGGCGTCGAGCGCCTTGCGGACGCCGGCTACGTCGCTGGCGACGCCGGTCGCCGTTTCGTTCTGCGTGACGAACACGGCTTTGATTTCGTGGTTCTTGTCCTTGGCGAGAATGTCAGCGTACTTCTCGACCGGAACGCCGGTGCCCCACTCTTCGTCGCAAACCTCAGGCTTCAGGCCAAGACGCTCGGCCATATCGACCCAGAGCAGCGAGAACTGGCCGAAGCGGCTCATCAGAACCTTGTCGCCGACGGCGAGCGTGTTCTGGATCGCAGATTCCCATGCGCCCGTTCCCGACGACGGGAAAAGGAATACGCGGCCATCCTTCATTTTGAAAACCTTCTTGAGGTCTTCGAAGATCGGCAGCGTCAGCTTGGGAAATTCCGGCGAGCGCATGTCTTCCATCGGAAGGTTCATCGCGATGCGCACAGCGTCGGGGACGTTGGTCGGGCCGGGAATAAAGAGGTGGGGCGTGACGGTCATGAGCGTTTCTCCGCGCTGCGTTGAGCCAAGCCGAACGGTCCCCTAAGACTATGGAGACCCAATATCCGGCGCGCTTTTGCTGATCCTTCCGCCCGATCGCAGATGCGGGCGTAGGTTCGTAAGTAGCAGGGGGACAGTGACGGTGCGAACGAAAAACTAACAACACCCCGTTGGGCAGCATGGGCTACCCACCACTGCGGCTTTGTGTGCGCCGACCGCCGCCGCCGTCATGATCGGCCCAGCGTGCTCGCTCAGTGGTGATCGTTACGGTTAACCGACACGTGCAGTGCAACAGCCATCGCGCGGTTGGACACGCCGAGCTTGTCGTACAAATTTTTTAGATGGTATTTCACGGTGTTGCGAGAGATGCCCGTGCGCGCCGCAATCTGCAGATTCGTCCAGCCATTCGCGAGCGCTGCCAGCAGTTCGCGTTCGCGCGCCGTCAGACCTTCGAGCGGATCGTGATTGAGCAAATCGATGTCGACATAGGGTAGCGACAAGCGGCCGCGCGCAACGGAGACGACGGCTTCAAGCAATACCTGCGGCTCTTCAGTTTTCGACACGAAGCCCCAGGCACCGCCCTTGATCGCCTGCCGCAAGACTTCACTGCTGCGCTCGCCCGTGTAGATGACCACGCGCGTGCGCCACTTTTCCTGCTTCAGGCGCGTCAGCACGTTGCCACCCGTCATGTCGGGCAACGTCCAGCCGAC includes these proteins:
- a CDS encoding response regulator transcription factor, which codes for MAGKIEVTIADQNPVVRSGLEALVQRDGRFSVCGVHATGEALIEALKTKPVEIAIVGWTLPDMTGGNVLTRLKQEKWRTRVVIYTGERSSEVLRQAIKGGAWGFVSKTEEPQVLLEAVVSVARGRLSLPYVDIDLLNHDPLEGLTARERELLAALANGWTNLQIAARTGISRNTVKYHLKNLYDKLGVSNRAMAVALHVSVNRNDHH
- a CDS encoding HpcH/HpaI aldolase/citrate lyase family protein; this encodes MSYTLYPNRKQRLQRSYLAVPGSNPTMIDRALKSAADYVFLDCEDAVAPPEKEQARKNIIQALNDLDWKGAGKSVSVRINGLDTHYCYRDVVDIVEQAGAKLDTILIPKVGVPADVYAIESFVSQIEVAKGLPHQIGMEALIETPLGMANVEAIASANSRLESMHFGVADYSAFNKARTVVIGGLNPDYPGDQWHFPLSRMTVACRAFGLRPIDGPFGGIDDPEGYKAAARRGAALGMEGKWAIHPSQIELANEIYSPTAKEIERAERILVALKEAEAQGKGAASLDGKMIDAASEKMAKNLLVTAAAIKAGEEARAKSK
- the prmB gene encoding 50S ribosomal protein L3 N(5)-glutamine methyltransferase; this encodes MTDRAPQPTDELVSIRDWLRYAVTAMTRAGLVFGHGTETAVDEAAFLILSTLALPIDDINPWLDCRLTRDERSALSDIIGRRIETRKPSAYLTNSAYIQGRKFYVDERVIIPRSFIAELIARDGLGSIVPDAAQVGRVLDLCTGSGCIAILAAEAFPNAEIHASDISDDALAVAARNIRDYGLDQRVRTFKVDLFDGLPAGSYDLIISNPPYVAAAEVEAFAPEYQAEPKLAHLGGVDGLDLVKRILDGAGERLEEQGNLIVEIGTGQDALEAARPDLPFLWLDTETSAGEVFALNASDFKQKRGDQGRRARKSS
- a CDS encoding aminotransferase class V-fold PLP-dependent enzyme, whose protein sequence is MTVTPHLFIPGPTNVPDAVRIAMNLPMEDMRSPEFPKLTLPIFEDLKKVFKMKDGRVFLFPSSGTGAWESAIQNTLAVGDKVLMSRFGQFSLLWVDMAERLGLKPEVCDEEWGTGVPVEKYADILAKDKNHEIKAVFVTQNETATGVASDVAGVRKALDAAKHPALLMVDGVSSVGSLEMRMGEWGVDCCVSGSQKGFMLPTGLGILAVSQKALDVNKSKNGRMNRCFFSFEDMIKTNDLGFFPYTPATTLIRGLRASIDLLLAEGIDNVVARHHRLASGVRAGVAAWGLKLCAKEPKWYSDTVSAILVPEGVDSNAVTKTAYYRYNTSLGLGLNKVAGKVFRIGHLGSLDEYMVGGVLFAVEMALKDNGIPVKLGSGTAAAAEYFTSNPVKSATSKEPLKA
- the sucD gene encoding succinate--CoA ligase subunit alpha, which encodes MAIFINEKTPILIQGFTGRIGTFHAQEMIDYGSNVVGGVTPGKGGTSHLGRPVFNTVKGAVDETGAEASIVFVPPPFAADAIMEAADAGIKYCVCITDGIPAQDMIRVKRYMRRYKKEARMILTGPNCAGTISPGKAMLGIMPGHIYLPGRVGIVGRSGTLGYEAAAQLKALGIGVSTSVGIGGDPINGSSHRDVLEHFENDPETDAILMIGEIGGPQEAEAGLFAKEHMKKPVIAYIAGLSAPKGRRMGHAGAIVSAFGESAAEKVEILKGCGVAIAPTPSEMGSTVAQVLGKQKKVA
- a CDS encoding phosphoenolpyruvate carboxylase; protein product: MQDTTRVEHSAELDELALIEELKRLRTQIPDNPSLNPILNVAFDLSRRLESQAITFDAVKNLAGRLMDRACVRRARRLRDKVGYVDQATTLKDFTAYVEKTANEAAGSIEAFAQRWSRARTGIVMTAHPTFGLSDALYRRMVEIAVADPSAKEVQIGIPHRPEETLTLRHEHKCVQEAIRNLRNAYEELLHAFFSVSSQKFGEAAFKLRPKLATMASWVGYDLDGRNDISWTFSFHVRLLEKRAALADIRERFVVLKHKLDDADGPQRIARQIVGKLDLGIAAVDEQIKAIEQFENDHDYLTKAANVITKSDGYNLLTVEPLQTLFEQLIDSVEAPQVKRAIAALSGLVAATGLGTSHIHLRINALQLNNAFRAYVHEPWTRDLTERQSLARIVDMIKNCPQETVNFSTLDLETATAIRQFALTAQIQKHVDRETPIRFLIAEAESPATILIAVFFAKLFGVDHITDISPLFETPSGLENGARIMERLVEEDTYRDYVQGRKRLSIQTGFSDAGRFIGQIPATLAIERYYDSLSALVAKAKLQNVETLIFSTHGESMGRGAHPGDLHQRLHYLMTDESRRRFADAKIPVKHETSFQGGDGYMTFGNRALTTRALATVVMDGEIPEETIDPFYTEQNFNLDFFLRLRAFQQKLFAHDGYRAVLGAFGANLLFKTGSRPVKRQGEHTSDRGNPARMRAIPNNAILQQFGYLANVVAGLGIAVGSEVDHFNKLARSSKRLQSMLAMVAHAKTISSLNAMGANAKIFDAGFWAARASWGREQALNSAFRTLATHLLPDDRESDIAELVHLLRLDAIDLHAILTDLNIEDGMTPDENRLELDLLQAIRLAVMMRIFILAAQLPRFTPQDGLSHTQVLEMALGLDIPDVLAVLRKAFPHSNRKIDEKDEFNEPASYRPRGVNDYGRLETEILTPMENSYEFVREIGTGISHHFGAFG
- a CDS encoding malate--CoA ligase subunit beta is translated as MDIHEYQAKELLAKFGVPIARGGLAYSPEQATYRASELGGTVVVKAQIHSGARGKAGGVKVCKTEKEIEDAAEFMLGRKLVTHQTGSAGKLVSRLYIEEATNIDREIYLGFVMDRASERIVVVASAAGGMDIEEISASQPDTIIRVAVDPAVGMQQFQARELAFGLGVDPEIVNKLVPAIMGCYRAFRDLDAMMVEINPLVITKEKQVVALDAKMSFDDNALFRRPHIAELRDKSQEDPRETYASDRGLSYVGLDGDIGCIVNGAGLAMATLDMIKLAGGEPANFLDIGGGASPERVTKSFKAVLRDKNVKAILVNVFAGINRCDWVAKGVVDAVKELDIKLPIVVRLAGTNVEEGRKIIDNSGLTVISAETLADAAKQAVEAAKKA